From Jeotgalibaca dankookensis, one genomic window encodes:
- a CDS encoding ABC transporter permease, producing the protein MRNLYDDKRFQSLAIPFFSIILGIIAGAILMVMFGYDPIAGYRAMVTGAVANPFYIGQTLRLAAPLIVIGLGFAVANTAGFFNIGLSGQMLMGWFASVFVAQAFPDLPKLILLPLAVIAGMIAGALWAGIAGYLRAYFGTSEVIVTIMLNHISYHVVNHVVRTYMAEVGDSTEKISQNASLRLPFLTTITNNSTLHSGIFIAIIMVFLVWIFMNQTTFGFELRSVGLNPDATEYAGMNAKKNIILAMLMSGALAGLGGTMEGLGNFQNLFVQGGIPQLGFDGLGVALLGSSNPIGILFSALLFSVMKTGGTTMPLVAGIPNEIVDIVIAMIIFFIGANYIIRLLLSKMKKTEKKEVA; encoded by the coding sequence ATGCGTAATCTGTACGACGACAAACGGTTTCAGTCGCTGGCTATTCCTTTTTTCTCAATTATATTAGGAATTATTGCAGGGGCAATACTCATGGTAATGTTTGGCTATGATCCGATAGCAGGATATCGTGCCATGGTTACCGGAGCAGTCGCAAACCCTTTTTATATCGGTCAGACCCTTCGACTAGCAGCTCCTTTAATCGTTATTGGTCTTGGTTTTGCCGTAGCTAACACAGCAGGGTTCTTTAACATTGGTCTATCCGGACAAATGTTAATGGGTTGGTTCGCTTCTGTTTTTGTGGCTCAAGCTTTTCCAGACTTACCGAAATTAATACTTCTACCACTTGCTGTTATAGCAGGTATGATTGCTGGTGCCCTATGGGCCGGCATTGCAGGGTATCTCCGTGCCTATTTTGGCACAAGTGAAGTAATTGTAACCATTATGCTTAACCATATTTCTTATCATGTTGTGAATCATGTTGTCCGGACTTATATGGCAGAAGTTGGCGATTCAACAGAAAAAATTAGCCAAAACGCTAGTCTTCGTTTACCGTTTCTGACAACAATCACTAATAATTCAACGCTTCACAGTGGGATTTTTATTGCGATCATTATGGTTTTTCTTGTATGGATATTTATGAACCAAACAACATTTGGTTTTGAATTACGTTCTGTAGGTCTTAACCCGGATGCAACTGAGTATGCTGGAATGAATGCTAAGAAAAATATTATTTTGGCCATGTTAATGAGTGGGGCACTTGCTGGGTTAGGTGGAACCATGGAAGGATTGGGAAATTTCCAAAACCTATTTGTTCAGGGTGGAATTCCACAACTTGGTTTTGATGGACTAGGTGTGGCATTACTGGGATCAAGTAACCCAATTGGTATTTTATTCTCTGCTTTGTTATTTAGTGTTATGAAAACAGGTGGGACAACTATGCCTTTAGTGGCAGGAATCCCTAATGAAATTGTTGATATTGTGATTGCGATGATTATATTCTTTATCGGCGCTAACTATATTATTCGTTTACTCTTATCAAAAATGAAAAAAACAGAAAAGAAAGAGGTGGCTTAA